In Bdellovibrionales bacterium, a genomic segment contains:
- the fliM gene encoding flagellar motor switch protein FliM, whose product MNQVLSQSEVDALLSAVSDGEIKPTEKKRKADEKVVVVYDLTSQDRIIRGRLPQLDVIYEKFMRSFRVTLSSAIRKIASLNHSSTDFLKFGEFINTLPTPTCMSVLRLGNLRGSALFVIETKLAYALIDSFFGGDDRPYAKVEGKDFTPIELSIVKKVVELALGDLELAWEAVEPIDCSFVRTEVNPQFVGIVPPTDVVIASTFDVELEKASGTMTLVIPYAAIEPIKQKLSSGFQIESDQTDKKLWTKIFKEQLKDVALDVKVNLGEASISIEDLMKLKIGDVIPLNQDASKEIDILIENTKKFKGFYGVSHGSIAMKVTDKSGNNRK is encoded by the coding sequence ATGAATCAGGTATTATCACAGAGCGAAGTTGATGCACTCCTGTCGGCAGTCTCTGATGGCGAAATTAAGCCGACCGAGAAGAAGCGCAAGGCTGATGAAAAAGTCGTCGTTGTTTACGATCTAACAAGCCAAGATCGTATTATTCGTGGCCGTTTACCACAGCTCGACGTTATTTATGAAAAATTCATGCGTTCGTTCCGTGTGACATTGTCCTCGGCGATTCGCAAAATTGCGTCGCTCAATCACTCCAGCACTGATTTCTTAAAGTTTGGAGAGTTTATTAATACTCTTCCCACGCCCACTTGCATGAGTGTTCTCCGTTTAGGAAATCTCCGCGGGTCGGCTTTATTTGTGATCGAAACCAAATTAGCGTACGCGCTGATTGATAGTTTCTTTGGCGGCGACGATCGTCCCTATGCCAAAGTCGAGGGCAAAGACTTTACGCCGATCGAATTATCTATTGTAAAAAAAGTGGTGGAGTTAGCATTGGGAGATCTCGAACTCGCCTGGGAAGCGGTGGAGCCCATCGACTGCAGCTTCGTCAGAACGGAAGTGAATCCTCAGTTCGTGGGGATTGTGCCCCCGACAGACGTGGTCATCGCATCGACATTTGATGTGGAATTAGAAAAAGCCAGCGGCACTATGACATTGGTCATTCCTTACGCGGCGATCGAGCCTATAAAACAAAAGTTATCTTCGGGATTCCAGATTGAATCCGATCAAACAGATAAAAAACTATGGACCAAGATTTTTAAAGAGCAGTTGAAAGACGTTGCGCTCGACGTAAAAGTCAATTTGGGCGAGGCGAGCATTTCTATCGAAGATCTTATGAAGCTTAAAATCGGCGACGTGATTCCTTTAAATCAGGACGCCAGCAAAGAGATCGATATTTTAATTGAGAATACAAAAAAGTTTAAAGGCTTCTACGGAGTCAGTCATGGTTCAATCGCCATGAAGGTCACGGATAAGTCAGGCAATAATCGAAAATAA
- the fliN gene encoding flagellar motor switch protein FliN, with product MSDAAKKDIPEVPHLQDLSQDKEPNLSLIMDIPLKLTAELGRTKIVVSELLNLGQGSVIELNKLAGEPMEIHVNDKLIAKGEAVVVNDKFGVRLTDIISPKERVEQLK from the coding sequence ATGTCAGATGCAGCTAAAAAAGATATTCCCGAAGTTCCTCATTTGCAGGATCTTTCGCAGGACAAAGAGCCCAATCTTTCTCTCATTATGGATATTCCGCTCAAACTTACTGCGGAATTGGGACGTACAAAAATCGTCGTGAGCGAACTTTTGAATTTAGGTCAAGGAAGTGTGATCGAACTCAATAAGCTCGCCGGTGAACCGATGGAAATTCACGTTAACGATAAACTGATCGCTAAAGGCGAAGCGGTTGTGGTTAACGATAAATTTGGAGTTCGCCTCACAGATATTATTTCACCTAAAGAACGCGTGGAGCAGTTAAAATGA